The following coding sequences lie in one Klebsiella huaxiensis genomic window:
- a CDS encoding YbaK/EbsC family protein — protein MSLQSVRQFFADHAPDIEIIELNQSTATVALAAAAHNVEPGQIAKTLSLKVKERVVLVVAKGDARLDNKKLKEAFGAKARMLSSDEVVTLTGHPVGGVCPFGLEVPLAVYCDISLKQYPEVLPAAGSIHSAVRISPERMARLTDATWIDVCL, from the coding sequence ATGAGTCTGCAGTCCGTGCGGCAATTTTTTGCTGACCACGCCCCCGATATCGAAATCATCGAACTTAACCAGAGTACGGCTACGGTGGCACTTGCCGCTGCAGCGCATAATGTTGAGCCCGGGCAAATAGCGAAAACCCTGTCTTTAAAAGTAAAAGAACGGGTTGTACTTGTTGTCGCAAAGGGCGATGCGCGTCTGGATAACAAAAAGCTAAAGGAAGCGTTCGGTGCGAAAGCACGTATGCTGAGTAGTGATGAGGTAGTTACGTTAACCGGGCATCCCGTTGGCGGGGTTTGCCCATTTGGCCTGGAAGTTCCACTGGCGGTTTACTGTGACATTTCGTTGAAACAGTACCCGGAAGTTCTACCAGCAGCCGGGTCAATCCATAGCGCCGTTCGTATTTCACCCGAACGAATGGCGCGGTTGACTGATGCAACCTGGATTGACGTTTGTCTTTAA
- the bglJ gene encoding DNA-binding transcriptional activator BglJ — translation MEKDLTTRYVAVVEKCAMTEVALRHILTRESGKNYSVRFFKDTQALKRELKSKDFTAIIFSLSGNRRSRLESLLFLHEIARYCPEMQRIVLATDEAEMRLISHLTPSRLHGIFNKSACRIQLQERLLQLLDHSHQANESVVNQKQGLCNQILSPTEHTILRYMSYGYSLPEIATQLERNIKTIRAHKFNAMTKLGVSSDMGLLSAADILMRLSANNDDTRGMRLAL, via the coding sequence ATGGAAAAAGATCTCACAACACGATATGTCGCTGTCGTAGAAAAATGCGCGATGACTGAAGTGGCTCTTCGCCACATATTAACTCGTGAAAGCGGCAAGAATTATAGTGTCCGCTTCTTTAAAGATACTCAGGCATTAAAGCGAGAACTTAAATCTAAAGATTTTACTGCGATTATTTTTTCACTTTCTGGTAATCGCAGGTCCAGACTGGAGAGTTTACTTTTTCTCCACGAAATTGCGCGCTATTGTCCTGAAATGCAGAGAATTGTCTTAGCTACTGATGAAGCGGAAATGCGACTGATTAGTCACCTTACGCCTTCCCGTTTGCATGGTATTTTTAATAAATCAGCTTGCCGTATACAGTTGCAGGAACGGTTGCTTCAACTCCTCGACCATAGTCATCAGGCCAATGAGAGCGTTGTAAACCAAAAACAAGGTTTATGTAACCAAATCCTGAGCCCGACGGAACATACCATTCTGCGCTATATGTCTTACGGTTATTCGTTGCCTGAGATTGCGACACAGTTGGAGCGAAACATCAAAACTATTCGCGCTCATAAATTTAACGCTATGACCAAACTTGGCGTCAGCTCAGATATGGGCCTCCTGAGCGCAGCAGATATTCTGATGCGCTTGTCAGCGAATAACGATGATACCAGAGGTATGCGGCTCGCCCTGTAG
- a CDS encoding helix-turn-helix transcriptional regulator, with product MLPGQGKFGIIISRIPVMQSGLKAIVGEHLPDYELSFCRSQDELTLLQLRRAVLVIADLSGEIEQPRNICEHYYSLMTQYRDIHWVFMVGSACFPLAVELLMRPESTLISDSEPVKRLIEVVRAGGLAAERISQTLFSPEMANIGEEQQKLVILTLSERKVLRLLAKGWGINQIAALLKKSNKTISAQKNSAMRRLSLRSNAEMYAWINSAQGMKELNIYSAYGEQSEWKKISQHDMSLS from the coding sequence AGTCCGGATTGAAAGCAATCGTTGGGGAGCATCTCCCTGATTATGAACTGAGTTTTTGTCGTTCCCAGGACGAGTTAACCCTACTTCAATTACGTCGCGCAGTGTTGGTTATCGCCGATTTATCTGGCGAAATTGAGCAGCCAAGAAATATTTGTGAACATTACTATTCTTTAATGACTCAGTACAGGGATATACACTGGGTCTTTATGGTTGGTAGCGCCTGCTTCCCATTAGCTGTTGAGTTATTAATGCGGCCTGAAAGTACATTAATATCTGATAGCGAACCAGTGAAGCGTTTAATTGAAGTCGTTCGTGCTGGTGGCCTTGCCGCCGAGAGAATTAGTCAGACCTTATTCTCACCAGAGATGGCGAATATTGGCGAAGAGCAGCAAAAGTTGGTCATTCTTACGCTTTCTGAGCGTAAGGTCCTGAGGCTTCTTGCCAAAGGGTGGGGAATTAATCAAATTGCTGCGTTATTGAAAAAAAGTAATAAAACCATAAGCGCGCAAAAAAATAGTGCGATGCGCCGTTTGTCTTTGCGCAGTAATGCAGAGATGTATGCCTGGATTAATAGTGCACAGGGAATGAAGGAGCTGAATATTTATTCAGCCTATGGAGAACAATCGGAATGGAAAAAGATCTCACAACACGATATGTCGCTGTCGTAG